GCAGAGCGACATCATCATCTCGTGCGTGAGCGACGTGCCGGATGTGGAGCAGGTGCTGCTGGGCGATCAGGGCGCGATCCACGGCGCGCAGCCGGGCGCGCTGGTGATCGATATGAGCACGATCAGCCCGCAGGCGACGCGCAGCATCGGCGCGAAGCTGGCCGAGCAGGGCGTGAAGCTGCTGGACGCGCCGGTGAGCGGCGGCAGCGAGGGCGCGGCGCGCGGCACGCTCTCGATTATGGTGGGCGGCGACACGGCGGATGTGGAGCGGGCCAGGCCAGTGTTTGAGGCCATGGGCAAGGCGATCACCCACATCGGCGGCCTGGGCGACGGCCAGACGGCCAAGCTGTGCAACCAGATCCTGGTGGTGGGCACCACGCTGGCGGTCTCCGAGGCCTTCCTGTTCGCGCAGGCCAACGGGATCGACCTGCACAAGATGCTGGCGGCGGTGGAGCACGGCGCGGCGGGCAGCTGGACGCTCTCGAACCGTGGGCCGCAGATGCTAGCGCGCGACTGGCGGCCTGGGTTCACAATCGACCTGCAGCAGAAAGATCTGAAGCTGGTGCTGAAGGCCGCCGACGAGGTGGGCGTGCCGGTGATGTTCACGGCCATGATCTCGAACATGTACCGCTCGCTGCAGGCGCGCGGGCTGGGGCTAGAGGGCAACCACGCGCTGATCAAGGCGCTGGAGGCGCTGGCCCAGATCGAGGTGGGCGAGCAGGCGGCGTAGGGGCGCGGCGGGGCAGCGCGGCCCCGCAGGCCCAGCGCCTAGCGGCTGCGCACCACGCCCAGGCGCGGGCAGAGGTGGCTCACCGGGCACTCGCTGCAGCGCGGCGAGGTGGGGTGGCAGATGTTTTGCCCCAGCGTCACCAGCAGCCCGTTGATGATGCTCCAGTAAGGCGGCGGCAGCTTCTGGCGCAGGGCCAGCTCGGTCTCATCCGGGGTCTTGGTGAGCACGTAGCCGAAGCGGTTGCAGATGCGATGGACGTGGGTGTCGACGCAGATGCCGGGCAGGCCGAAGCCCGCCGTCACCACTAGGTTGGCGGTCTTGCGGCCCACGCCGGGCAGCTCCAGCAGGGCGTCGAGGTCGGATGGTACCTGGCCGCCGTAGCGGGCCAGCAAGATCTGGCAGATCTGCAGGATGGATCGCGCCTTGGTGCGGTAGAAGCCCACGGGGTAGATAAGCTGGGCCAGCTCCTCTTCGCTGAGCGCCAGCATGGCCTGGGGCGTGCTGGCGCGGGCGAACAGGCGCGGTGCCACCACCGATGTGAGCGTGTCCTTGGTGCGCAGGCTCAGGATGGTGGCGATCAGGATGTGGAAGGG
The sequence above is a segment of the Chloroflexia bacterium SDU3-3 genome. Coding sequences within it:
- a CDS encoding NAD(P)-dependent oxidoreductase, producing the protein MAERIGFIGLGIMGQGMARNLLRAGFELTVWNRTASRADELVAEGAQLAASPAELAAQSDIIISCVSDVPDVEQVLLGDQGAIHGAQPGALVIDMSTISPQATRSIGAKLAEQGVKLLDAPVSGGSEGAARGTLSIMVGGDTADVERARPVFEAMGKAITHIGGLGDGQTAKLCNQILVVGTTLAVSEAFLFAQANGIDLHKMLAAVEHGAAGSWTLSNRGPQMLARDWRPGFTIDLQQKDLKLVLKAADEVGVPVMFTAMISNMYRSLQARGLGLEGNHALIKALEALAQIEVGEQAA
- a CDS encoding endonuclease III, whose amino-acid sequence is MEPFDIDAAIAILRETMPRFQQPLIEAMGEESQTPFHILIATILSLRTKDTLTSVVAPRLFARASTPQAMLALSEEELAQLIYPVGFYRTKARSILQICQILLARYGGQVPSDLDALLELPGVGRKTANLVVTAGFGLPGICVDTHVHRICNRFGYVLTKTPDETELALRQKLPPPYWSIINGLLVTLGQNICHPTSPRCSECPVSHLCPRLGVVRSR